In a single window of the Arachis hypogaea cultivar Tifrunner chromosome 6, arahy.Tifrunner.gnm2.J5K5, whole genome shotgun sequence genome:
- the LOC112696217 gene encoding probable ascorbate-specific transmembrane electron transporter 1, which yields MEGSGKKVVAMKGRDWETKGEKLKKMGLGVPALPFTFVAHLLAVAAIVMVLLWNIHFRGGLAWEATNKNLILNAERKHKC from the exons ATGGAAGGAAGTGGGAAGAAGGTGGTTGCTATGAAAGGTAGAG ATTGGGAGACAAAAGGagaaaaattgaagaagatgGGGTTGGGAGTTCCTGCTCTTCCATTTACCTTTGTGGCTCACCTTCTAGCGGTGGCTGCTATTGTCATGGTCTTGCTTTGGAACATACACTTCAGAGGTGGCTTAGCTTGGGAAGCTACCAACAAAAATCTCATACTCAAT GCGGAGAGAAAGCACAAATGTTGA